In Streptomyces sp. NBC_01439, the following are encoded in one genomic region:
- a CDS encoding aminoglycoside phosphotransferase family protein, whose product MDQSLTAALLDDLCALIRKPLPERAEIRVWGMSGVERVTFPDGTTAVFKYAKEPFDREAQALRIAHHRGLPVPELHATAMQDKWLGMLMDDLGTPVRDADDLDGVAAAVMLHAARPASGLPFLDGAGLAALPGRALDHLQRLRKASRWTDCDDIETTLGKVSAASEARAQGATLDPFGWVHSEFHPTSVHIGEEGWHLLDFARAFTGPGLIDLASYHGTTETPSPVRLRVFLEQYVAAGGHEDALAARGGLTAEAWALGWHRMWAVEWFMEQAIRWINDPTRDFAYIPVVRRHLNDVVQLLEV is encoded by the coding sequence ATGGACCAGAGCCTGACCGCCGCCCTGCTGGACGACCTGTGTGCCCTCATCCGCAAGCCCCTCCCCGAACGCGCGGAGATCCGCGTCTGGGGCATGTCCGGAGTCGAGCGCGTCACCTTCCCCGACGGCACCACGGCCGTCTTCAAGTACGCCAAGGAGCCCTTCGACCGCGAGGCCCAGGCCCTGCGGATCGCCCACCACCGCGGGCTGCCGGTCCCCGAGCTCCACGCCACCGCCATGCAGGACAAGTGGCTCGGGATGCTCATGGACGACCTCGGCACCCCCGTACGGGACGCCGACGACCTCGACGGCGTCGCCGCCGCCGTGATGCTCCACGCCGCCCGCCCGGCCAGCGGTCTGCCCTTCCTCGACGGCGCGGGCCTCGCGGCCCTGCCCGGCCGGGCCCTCGACCACCTCCAGCGGCTTCGGAAGGCCAGCCGGTGGACGGACTGCGACGACATCGAGACCACGCTGGGGAAGGTCTCCGCAGCATCCGAGGCCCGCGCCCAGGGGGCGACGCTCGACCCCTTCGGCTGGGTGCACTCCGAGTTCCACCCCACGAGCGTCCACATCGGGGAGGAGGGCTGGCACCTCCTCGACTTCGCCCGCGCCTTCACCGGCCCCGGCCTGATCGACCTCGCCTCCTACCACGGCACCACCGAGACGCCCAGCCCCGTCCGACTGCGGGTGTTCCTGGAGCAGTACGTCGCCGCCGGAGGGCACGAGGACGCCCTCGCCGCCCGGGGCGGCCTGACCGCCGAGGCATGGGCCCTGGGTTGGCACCGCATGTGGGCCGTCGAGTGGTTCATGGAGCAGGCGATCCGCTGGATCAACGACCCGACCAGGGACTTCGCGTACATCCCCGTCGTCCGCCGCCACCTGAACGACGTGGTCCAACTCCTGGAGGTCTAG
- a CDS encoding class I SAM-dependent methyltransferase codes for MLAQVSPWYAHAAQRLATAPAHALVPPARMEWSTHPGLGPGAEILGRDLRGKRLLELGCGPGHNVAHLAQHHRAHATGVDLVGLQVRRARSHYGHIKGATFSAGHALHHLQATGQTFDAVYSVFGAVGLVAPELLLAAISRHLVPGGVLAFSVPHPARAGRHPSTDDRPREDYVTMPDRTRLPIARWEYDAHRWAAHLSRTGLRITSAIELRHPRLDPWPTTLLITARKR; via the coding sequence GTGCTCGCCCAGGTCTCCCCCTGGTACGCCCACGCCGCCCAGCGTCTCGCCACCGCACCGGCCCACGCGCTCGTTCCTCCGGCACGGATGGAGTGGAGTACCCACCCCGGTCTGGGCCCCGGCGCGGAGATCCTCGGCCGGGACCTGCGCGGCAAGCGCCTCCTGGAGCTGGGCTGCGGTCCCGGCCACAACGTCGCCCACCTCGCCCAGCACCACCGGGCCCACGCCACAGGAGTCGACCTGGTGGGCCTCCAGGTACGGCGAGCGCGGTCGCACTACGGCCACATCAAGGGCGCCACCTTCTCCGCCGGCCATGCGCTGCACCACCTCCAGGCCACCGGCCAGACCTTCGACGCGGTCTACTCGGTATTCGGCGCCGTCGGCCTGGTCGCTCCGGAGCTTCTGCTCGCCGCAATCTCCCGCCACCTCGTGCCCGGCGGCGTACTGGCCTTCTCCGTACCCCACCCGGCACGGGCCGGAAGACATCCTTCGACGGACGACCGTCCCCGCGAGGACTACGTCACCATGCCCGACCGCACCCGGCTGCCCATCGCCCGCTGGGAGTACGACGCCCACCGCTGGGCCGCCCATCTCTCCCGGACCGGCCTGCGGATCACCTCGGCCATCGAGCTGCGGCACCCGCGTCTCGACCCGTGGCCCACCACTCTCCTGATCACCGCCCGGAAACGCTGA
- a CDS encoding HAD domain-containing protein, protein MPLPYLLLDIDGVLISFPASDGSTPPTHVRHTVLPAGRDPDNPVPIWLSPAHGPLLAGFLTSGLAPVWCTSWRKDATTIVGPLLGLPEFPYLDLPRPEITTSHPNGYLWKRDHVEPWLGGSAVAWVDDDFTDLDHAWAAERTAKGMPTLLVQPDPHLGLQPEHLTEVTTWVSQLPRARVA, encoded by the coding sequence ATGCCCTTGCCCTACCTCCTGCTCGACATCGACGGCGTCCTCATATCGTTCCCGGCGTCCGACGGCAGCACCCCACCCACCCACGTCCGCCACACCGTCCTGCCCGCGGGCCGCGACCCCGACAACCCGGTACCGATCTGGCTCAGCCCCGCCCACGGCCCGTTGCTCGCCGGCTTCCTGACCAGCGGCCTCGCCCCCGTGTGGTGCACGAGCTGGCGCAAGGACGCCACCACCATCGTCGGGCCGCTCCTCGGGCTGCCGGAGTTCCCGTACCTCGATCTCCCCCGCCCCGAGATCACCACCAGCCACCCCAACGGCTACCTCTGGAAGCGCGACCACGTCGAACCGTGGCTCGGCGGGTCGGCGGTCGCCTGGGTTGACGACGACTTCACCGACCTCGATCACGCCTGGGCGGCGGAGCGGACCGCAAAGGGCATGCCGACTCTCCTCGTTCAGCCCGACCCGCACCTCGGACTGCAGCCCGAGCACCTGACCGAGGTCACAACGTGGGTCTCGCAGCTGCCCAGAGCCCGGGTCGCGTGA
- a CDS encoding endonuclease NucS domain-containing protein encodes MDVPYEARLRDMLANRLPLIEPSLRLIGTEYPLPNAHGTRGRIDILARDGHGSWVVIELKRSDSTSARALHEVTKYAELLQQEMGLRKDRIRAMIVSTTWRELRVPVSNMARDWSHDLRGYQLTLDDNGVPVRADRVEFLEAAVPPRVTPHHFIYFYNSPEGRTQGWHEILGRAVEAGAHDLLAADFRRISQRDLVVAPYGLYFAIGRLDPEEAPAWLDGSGVDSYEETGGYPLEYSALCHITKHVFAAGYDSARPGVLRHLAENPQWEIEGYRAAGKFAKRTSLDERDLLRELNGDEEGIGEVLYTGSARTTDRGRWPAFREESRMCFAGNPDWERLVARWLDDVSADGVECDVMLHVYNPCDLIRSLVHGWPDKLSNLVPMTFGTALTQDGVDRTIHGSLYWDGIPHADVAGRARLVYRDAMHWQTHRLMDAAWVTDLDLLGLLGLRYVLIEQIGGNPLSLSEAHELRLHFVQGADLCTLPIPCDGSQLRDAGWNGVYSLDTFLERYEDQIDAMISAYRSGFYFGP; translated from the coding sequence ATGGATGTTCCGTACGAGGCGCGACTGCGTGACATGCTGGCCAATCGCCTTCCTCTCATCGAGCCGAGTCTTCGGTTGATTGGCACGGAGTACCCGCTTCCCAATGCTCATGGAACGCGCGGGCGTATAGACATCCTCGCCCGAGACGGCCACGGGTCGTGGGTGGTGATCGAATTGAAGCGATCGGACTCGACTTCGGCTCGAGCCCTTCATGAGGTCACGAAGTACGCCGAGCTGTTGCAGCAGGAGATGGGGCTCCGTAAGGACCGCATCCGCGCGATGATCGTCTCCACCACTTGGCGCGAACTGCGCGTCCCGGTGAGCAACATGGCGCGAGACTGGTCCCACGATCTCCGCGGGTACCAGCTGACATTGGACGACAATGGCGTTCCTGTGCGTGCGGACCGGGTGGAATTTCTCGAAGCGGCGGTACCGCCGCGGGTGACCCCGCACCATTTCATCTACTTTTACAACTCTCCGGAGGGGCGAACGCAAGGCTGGCATGAAATTCTGGGCAGAGCCGTCGAGGCCGGAGCGCATGATCTCCTCGCAGCGGACTTCCGTCGCATCTCGCAGAGAGACCTTGTGGTCGCACCGTACGGTCTCTATTTCGCAATCGGGCGTCTGGACCCAGAAGAGGCGCCGGCATGGCTTGATGGCAGTGGGGTGGATTCGTACGAGGAAACCGGGGGGTACCCCTTGGAGTACTCGGCCCTCTGCCACATCACCAAGCATGTCTTCGCGGCTGGCTATGATTCGGCCCGCCCCGGCGTACTCCGGCATCTGGCGGAGAACCCACAATGGGAAATTGAGGGCTATCGGGCGGCTGGTAAATTCGCGAAGCGCACTTCACTGGACGAGCGGGATCTCCTCCGCGAATTGAACGGTGACGAAGAGGGGATCGGTGAAGTCCTCTATACAGGCTCAGCGCGTACCACGGATCGTGGAAGATGGCCGGCTTTCCGGGAGGAGAGCAGGATGTGCTTTGCGGGGAACCCCGATTGGGAGAGGCTCGTGGCGCGGTGGCTGGACGACGTCTCGGCTGATGGAGTGGAGTGCGACGTCATGCTCCATGTGTATAACCCCTGCGACTTGATCCGATCTCTGGTGCACGGGTGGCCTGACAAGCTCTCAAACCTTGTTCCTATGACCTTTGGAACGGCACTTACCCAGGACGGCGTCGATCGCACGATCCATGGCTCGCTCTACTGGGACGGCATTCCTCACGCGGATGTGGCTGGCCGAGCGAGGTTGGTGTATCGCGACGCTATGCACTGGCAGACTCATCGCCTCATGGATGCGGCCTGGGTCACCGATCTTGATCTTCTTGGCCTGCTCGGGCTTCGTTACGTACTCATCGAGCAGATCGGAGGAAATCCATTGAGTCTCTCCGAGGCGCACGAACTCCGACTTCATTTCGTACAAGGCGCGGACCTCTGCACATTACCGATCCCCTGCGATGGGTCGCAGTTGCGCGATGCTGGCTGGAACGGGGTCTACTCGCTCGATACATTCCTGGAGCGGTATGAAGATCAGATCGACGCAATGATTTCTGCATATCGGTCTGGATTTTATTTCGGGCCCTGA
- a CDS encoding relaxase/mobilization nuclease domain-containing protein: protein MVPDVSTGSNTRGLIVYLFGAGRRDEHTDPHIVAAWDVVGAPDPGRDPEASYTLLAKRLDHHVDLRTRELGGKKPPRHVWHCPVRTAPGDRYLTDAEWAEVARRIVHAAGIAPEGDEKACRWIAVRHADDHIHIMATTVRADGRRPRTHHDGQRAQAECRKIEAEFGLRRLKSGDLTAPRTPTGAERAKAERQGQTATARQWLREQAYAVAAAVRNEADYFTVLQSLGIKVKTRLGPETGDVIGYSLAAPGDTNAADEPVWYGGSKLAPDLSINRLRERLLDQEVADRPRYAADPADPWRHTTTAIQVARTVLDSGDDAAAQGHLAAFGDALYNIASATTGPHRAELRAAATAFNRARRSATRADHQAATALRKAAKELAYASTEPGGLAIALLFATLHLARAAAKWHEQRGHEQQAAAAEEALRHFQAGYQQAATPVLADLTRRAPRAATVRRFEQDVRATLPDHADRILADPAWTALTTTLAHAETAGHSSRRLLTEVGTQRELDSAEHPAEVLNWRITAQPNRRAQAARRQSTISGTSARSAPQHPLLTPVATRPEDHSRHR from the coding sequence ATGGTTCCTGACGTCTCTACCGGCTCCAACACCCGCGGACTGATCGTCTACCTCTTCGGCGCCGGCCGCCGCGACGAACACACCGACCCGCACATCGTCGCCGCCTGGGACGTGGTCGGCGCCCCCGACCCTGGCCGCGACCCCGAGGCCAGCTACACCCTCCTCGCCAAGCGCCTCGACCACCACGTCGACCTGCGCACCCGCGAGCTGGGCGGTAAGAAGCCGCCTCGGCACGTCTGGCACTGTCCGGTCCGTACCGCGCCCGGCGACCGCTACCTCACCGACGCCGAGTGGGCCGAGGTCGCCCGCCGCATCGTTCACGCTGCCGGCATCGCCCCCGAAGGTGACGAGAAGGCATGCCGGTGGATCGCGGTACGCCACGCTGACGACCACATCCACATCATGGCCACCACCGTCCGCGCCGACGGACGCCGCCCGCGCACCCACCACGACGGACAGCGGGCCCAAGCCGAGTGCCGCAAGATCGAAGCCGAGTTCGGTCTGCGCCGCCTGAAGTCCGGCGACCTCACCGCGCCCCGCACTCCCACCGGCGCCGAACGTGCCAAGGCCGAGCGCCAGGGCCAGACGGCCACGGCACGGCAGTGGCTGCGCGAGCAGGCCTACGCGGTCGCCGCCGCCGTACGCAATGAAGCCGACTACTTCACCGTGCTGCAGTCCCTCGGCATCAAGGTCAAAACACGCCTCGGCCCCGAGACCGGCGACGTGATCGGCTACAGCCTCGCCGCACCTGGCGACACCAACGCGGCCGACGAGCCCGTCTGGTACGGCGGCTCGAAACTCGCCCCCGACCTCTCCATCAACCGCCTACGCGAACGCCTCCTTGACCAGGAGGTAGCCGACCGCCCGCGGTATGCGGCGGACCCCGCCGACCCATGGCGTCACACCACCACCGCCATACAGGTGGCACGCACCGTCCTCGACTCCGGCGACGATGCCGCCGCCCAGGGCCACCTGGCCGCCTTCGGCGACGCCCTGTACAACATCGCAAGCGCCACGACCGGCCCACACCGGGCGGAACTACGGGCGGCGGCGACGGCGTTCAACCGCGCCCGCCGCTCCGCCACCCGCGCCGACCACCAGGCCGCCACCGCCCTGCGCAAGGCCGCCAAGGAACTCGCCTACGCCTCCACCGAGCCGGGCGGACTCGCCATCGCCCTGCTCTTCGCCACCCTGCACCTGGCCCGCGCCGCCGCCAAGTGGCACGAGCAGCGCGGCCACGAACAGCAGGCCGCTGCGGCCGAAGAAGCCCTCCGCCACTTCCAGGCGGGCTACCAGCAGGCCGCCACACCCGTCTTGGCTGACCTGACCCGCCGCGCACCACGAGCCGCAACTGTCCGTCGCTTCGAGCAGGACGTTCGCGCGACCCTCCCCGACCACGCTGACCGGATCCTCGCCGACCCCGCTTGGACCGCCCTGACCACAACCCTCGCCCACGCCGAGACCGCCGGCCACAGCTCCCGTCGTCTCCTGACCGAGGTGGGCACTCAACGAGAGCTCGACAGCGCCGAGCACCCCGCCGAGGTCCTCAACTGGCGCATCACCGCTCAACCGAACCGGCGGGCGCAAGCCGCTCGCAGGCAAAGCACCATCAGCGGCACCTCGGCCAGGTCTGCCCCGCAGCATCCGCTGCTCACACCAGTGGCCACGAGGCCCGAAGACCACAGTCGACACCGCTGA
- a CDS encoding DUF3631 domain-containing protein has protein sequence MVPEPGPGTGDRERAGLKADWDQDGTVVLDELRAAIGRYVVLPSEEALTAVTLWVAASHIQPALQHAPRLAVVGPTKGCGKSRVLDVLHETVSRPMMTVNTSPAVIFRIIGEDPPTLLVDEADTIFGPKAGDKEDLRGLLNAGHQRNRPAWRIFGPEHKPTAFPTFAMAALAGIGDLPDTIMDRAVVLRMQKRKPGEKVAPFRSRHSVPELNALRDRLAAWLTPLRGAAHRLVPPMPVEDRAADTWEPLVIVADLAGGHWPAHARAACLAMTRNEVVQDEQTTLKTRLLRDIRRVFEQQGDKEALRSHDLLAALVQDAEAPWAEYGTKGLNAYHLANLLRDFGISPANHRFENGRQAKAYARNQFPDAWARYCPDPAPPVPTAEEAVPARRASGKPPAPPSGTLPIGPPGGPAGPRLTR, from the coding sequence ATGGTCCCGGAACCCGGACCGGGGACTGGGGACCGGGAGCGCGCTGGCCTCAAGGCGGATTGGGACCAGGACGGGACCGTCGTACTGGACGAGCTGCGCGCCGCGATCGGCCGGTACGTCGTACTGCCGAGCGAGGAGGCACTGACTGCGGTCACCCTGTGGGTGGCGGCCTCCCACATTCAGCCCGCCCTCCAGCACGCTCCGCGCCTGGCGGTGGTGGGGCCGACCAAGGGCTGCGGCAAGTCGCGTGTCCTGGACGTGCTCCACGAGACCGTGTCCCGACCGATGATGACGGTGAACACCTCGCCGGCGGTGATCTTCCGGATCATCGGCGAGGACCCGCCGACGCTACTGGTGGACGAGGCCGACACCATCTTCGGCCCCAAGGCCGGGGACAAGGAGGACCTCCGTGGCCTGCTGAACGCCGGACACCAGCGCAACCGCCCCGCGTGGCGGATCTTCGGCCCGGAGCACAAGCCGACCGCGTTCCCGACTTTCGCCATGGCTGCGCTGGCAGGCATCGGCGACCTTCCGGACACGATCATGGACCGCGCCGTCGTGCTCCGCATGCAGAAACGCAAGCCCGGCGAGAAGGTCGCTCCCTTCCGCTCCCGGCACTCCGTCCCGGAACTGAACGCCCTGCGCGACCGGCTGGCCGCGTGGCTGACCCCACTGCGCGGGGCAGCGCACCGGCTGGTGCCACCTATGCCGGTCGAAGACCGGGCCGCAGACACCTGGGAGCCCTTGGTCATCGTCGCCGACCTGGCCGGCGGCCACTGGCCCGCCCATGCCCGTGCCGCCTGCCTGGCGATGACCCGGAACGAGGTGGTCCAGGACGAGCAGACGACACTGAAGACCCGGCTGCTCCGGGACATCCGCCGCGTCTTCGAGCAACAGGGCGACAAGGAGGCGCTGCGCAGCCACGACCTGCTCGCCGCCCTCGTCCAGGACGCGGAGGCGCCCTGGGCCGAGTACGGGACGAAGGGCCTGAACGCCTACCACCTGGCCAACCTGCTCCGCGACTTCGGCATCAGTCCGGCCAACCACCGTTTCGAGAACGGCAGGCAGGCGAAGGCGTACGCCCGTAATCAGTTCCCCGACGCCTGGGCCCGGTACTGCCCCGACCCCGCCCCACCTGTGCCCACAGCCGAGGAGGCCGTGCCCGCACGTCGAGCCTCGGGCAAGCCACCGGCCCCTCCATCCGGAACGCTGCCCATCGGTCCGCCTGGCGGGCCTGCCGGCCCCAGGCTCACTCGCTGA
- a CDS encoding helix-turn-helix transcriptional regulator, translated as MRYLTTAEVAERYRTAESTVRYWRHIRKGPRGIKVGKRVLYPEAELLRYERALIDGQDEWGLAA; from the coding sequence ATGCGATACCTGACCACCGCCGAGGTCGCCGAGCGCTACCGCACGGCCGAGAGCACCGTCCGCTACTGGCGCCACATCAGGAAGGGGCCGCGCGGCATCAAGGTCGGGAAGCGGGTGCTGTACCCCGAGGCCGAGCTGCTGCGGTACGAGCGAGCGCTGATCGATGGCCAGGACGAGTGGGGTCTGGCCGCGTAG
- a CDS encoding helix-turn-helix transcriptional regulator → MAGDRPESGEVPLLYSEGNVAARVALEREVRGWSTTELAEQVTRAGVKMNQTAVWRIENGTPRRRINLDEALAFSRVFELPLEELMSPRLEGLDIDSRRLVQEAVEAFYEARDARDRLHHAVVAIADHIKAHPDSSRAIHEQCLRLMGDERDARTLSSDIEDGGHY, encoded by the coding sequence ATGGCAGGCGACAGGCCCGAGTCCGGCGAGGTGCCGCTGCTCTACAGCGAGGGGAACGTGGCCGCACGCGTCGCCCTGGAGCGCGAGGTCAGGGGATGGAGCACGACGGAACTGGCGGAACAGGTCACGCGGGCCGGGGTGAAGATGAACCAGACGGCTGTCTGGCGCATTGAGAACGGCACCCCGCGCCGACGTATCAACCTCGACGAGGCCCTCGCCTTCTCCCGCGTCTTCGAGCTCCCCCTCGAAGAGCTGATGTCCCCGCGTCTGGAGGGGCTCGACATCGACAGCCGGCGCCTCGTCCAAGAGGCCGTCGAAGCGTTCTACGAGGCCCGAGACGCGCGCGACCGTCTCCATCACGCCGTGGTCGCCATCGCCGACCACATCAAGGCCCATCCCGACAGCTCGCGGGCCATCCACGAGCAGTGCCTCCGCCTCATGGGCGACGAGCGGGACGCTCGCACGCTCAGCAGCGACATCGAGGACGGTGGCCACTACTGA
- a CDS encoding tyrosine-type recombinase/integrase: MANIQKRPNGKWRARYRDLDGKEHARHFNRKVDAQRWIDEVTASLVTGQYVDPRSAKKPFKEYAEEWRGIQPHRPSTAKAVAQHLRCYVYPAWEKRSLGAIKPGDVQSWITSLTTTHGLAASTARTVFNTVNAVFRAAVRDRMLPHNPCAEAKLPSVRRKKVVPLAVEQVRTLSEEIPARYKGLVLLGAATGLRPGELFGLQVRHLDLLHATVSVEQQIQQTAKHGVYVCPPKTARSHRTVPLPRVAVDAMKAHLGDFPADGPESWVFTAPQGGPVVYTHFMDGSWRPACAKAGIAKGTGPHALRHHYASLLIKYGESVKTVSERLGHTNAAMTLNIYTHLWPDSEERTRAAVDKAYADCSADDETLATEAA; encoded by the coding sequence TTGGCCAACATCCAGAAGCGCCCCAACGGCAAATGGCGGGCCCGCTACCGCGACCTCGACGGCAAGGAGCACGCCCGCCACTTCAACCGCAAGGTCGACGCCCAGCGGTGGATCGACGAGGTCACGGCCAGCCTGGTCACCGGCCAGTACGTCGACCCCCGGTCGGCGAAGAAGCCCTTCAAGGAGTACGCGGAGGAGTGGCGGGGCATCCAGCCGCACCGGCCTTCCACGGCCAAGGCGGTGGCCCAGCACCTGCGCTGCTACGTCTACCCGGCCTGGGAGAAGCGGTCACTCGGCGCCATCAAGCCCGGCGATGTACAGAGCTGGATCACCAGCCTGACCACCACGCACGGGCTGGCCGCCAGCACCGCACGGACGGTCTTCAACACGGTCAACGCCGTCTTCCGGGCGGCCGTCCGTGACCGGATGCTCCCTCACAACCCGTGTGCCGAGGCGAAGCTGCCCTCAGTGCGCCGGAAGAAGGTCGTGCCGCTGGCCGTCGAGCAGGTACGGACGCTGTCCGAGGAGATTCCCGCCCGCTACAAGGGCCTCGTGCTGCTCGGCGCGGCCACCGGACTCCGCCCCGGTGAGCTGTTCGGCCTCCAGGTGCGTCACCTCGACCTGCTGCATGCCACGGTCTCGGTCGAGCAGCAGATCCAGCAGACCGCCAAGCACGGCGTGTACGTCTGCCCGCCCAAGACCGCCCGCTCGCACCGCACGGTTCCGCTCCCCCGCGTGGCGGTGGACGCAATGAAGGCCCACCTGGGGGACTTCCCCGCCGATGGGCCCGAGAGCTGGGTCTTCACGGCGCCGCAGGGCGGGCCCGTGGTCTACACGCACTTCATGGACGGGTCCTGGCGGCCCGCCTGCGCGAAGGCCGGCATAGCGAAGGGCACCGGACCTCATGCCCTGCGGCACCACTACGCCAGCCTGCTGATCAAGTACGGGGAGTCGGTGAAGACCGTCTCCGAGCGCCTCGGTCACACCAATGCGGCCATGACGCTGAACATCTACACCCACCTGTGGCCCGACTCCGAGGAGCGGACCCGGGCCGCCGTCGACAAGGCGTACGCAGACTGCTCTGCGGACGACGAGACGCTTGCCACTGAAGCGGCATAG